Within Primulina tabacum isolate GXHZ01 chromosome 5, ASM2559414v2, whole genome shotgun sequence, the genomic segment TTTGTAATATAATGCATGGTTTTATttgtattatatataatatttatttgtaaattgtgaaaaatgtcatattctgaATGTGTACTTTTTcactttttaatttaatatattatcatAGTAATCAACAAAGACAAGCAAAAGATGGTTTCTTGCCGAGAGTACTATTGTTACAAATTCCAAATAAGAGATAACATGCCATCGATGCTTTTATATGCTGGAagattgttgcaacaatatgcagttgatatgtatattaagcTTGAAACAACTAGATTGGATTACTTTAGAAGGAACCAAGCGGAAATGAGGTCAGAACTTTATCAAGGTATCGTTGACAGCATTATAAATGGAGAAACAAAAGGAAATGAAATTGGAAGAAGAATAGTTCTTCCAGCATCGTTTATCGGAGGACCAAGGGATATGCGTCGTAGATATCTTGATGCAATGGCATTAGTAAGAAAGTTTGGAAAACCTGATCTTTTCATTACAATGACTTGTAATCCAGAATGGAAAGAGATAACAGATAATTTGAAAGAAGGTCAACAACCTCAGGATCGACCTGATTTAACTACCAGGGTATTTCGAGCTAAGTTACaagatttaaaaaatcaaataattaccAAGTCAATATTCGGAGTGGTTGCTGCTTTTGTTTATGTGGTGGAATTTCAGAAGAGGGGGTTGCCTCATATGCACATGTTGATTATTTTGAGGCAAGATTCTAAAATCAATGGTCCTGAAAATTTTGATTACTATGTATCAGCAGAATTACCAAACAAAGACAAAAATCCCAACCTTCATAATTTTGTTGTGAAGTATATGATGCATGGTCCTTGTGGggatttaaataaaaagaataCTTGTATGATTGCTGGGCGTTGTAAAAGCAACTATCCACGCCAGTTTTGTCAAAGTACAACACAAGGAAAAGATGATTATCCAATTTATAGAAGAAGAAATGATGGGCAAATAGTTGATATACGAAAGGCAAAACTAAACAATCAATGGGCTGTTCCTCACAATTCTTACCTTCTGTTAAGGTATGATTGTCATGTTAATGTCGAAGTATGCTCTAGATTGACGGCTGTCAaatatctttgcaaatatatatataaaggacATGATAAAGTTGTTGTGCATATTGCCTCCAGCAATAGTGATACTGTTGTGGATGAGATTAAGAACTTTCAAGATGCAAGGTGGGTCTCAGCACAAGAAGCACTGTGGAgaatatttgaattttatttaaacgAGATATCCCCGGCTGTAATAAGTTTGGCATTACACTTGCCTAACAAACAATGCATCACATTTTGGAGGAATCAAAATTTGGAAAATGTCATTCAACACGAATTGACCTCAAAGACGATGCTaactgaattttttcatatgtgCTCAATAAATTCTAAAGCAAGATCTTATTTGTATGCCGAATTCCCAGAACATTATGTATGGGACAAAAGAAACAAGTGTTGGTATGAAAGAAAAAAAGTAAAGGTTATTGGACGTATAAATGGTGCAAATCCTACAGAAGGAGAAAGGTATTATTTAAGATTATTGCTCAATCATGTAAGAGGACCTACTTCTTTTATCTATTTGTTAACGGTTAATGGAAAGATTTGTTTCACATTCAAAGAAGCAGCACAGAGAAAGGGGTTGCTTGAATCAGATCAGAGCAACTTTGAGTGTTTGAATGAGGCTATGAGCTTCCAAATGCCATATGCTTTGAGAAGACTTTTTGCAACAATATTAGTATATTGTGAGCCATCCGATGTCAGAAAATTATGGGACACTTACTTTGACGCGATGTCCGAAGATTTTAGG encodes:
- the LOC142547728 gene encoding uncharacterized protein LOC142547728, which codes for MVSCREYYCYKFQIRDNMPSMLLYAGRLLQQYAVDMYIKLETTRLDYFRRNQAEMRSELYQGIVDSIINGETKGNEIGRRIVLPASFIGGPRDMRRRYLDAMALVRKFGKPDLFITMTCNPEWKEITDNLKEGQQPQDRPDLTTRVFRAKLQDLKNQIITKSIFGVVAAFVYVVEFQKRGLPHMHMLIILRQDSKINGPENFDYYVSAELPNKDKNPNLHNFVVKYMMHGPCGDLNKKNTCMIAGRCKSNYPRQFCQSTTQGKDDYPIYRRRNDGQIVDIRKAKLNNQWAVPHNSYLLLRYDCHVNVEVCSRLTAVKYLCKYIYKGHDKVVVHIASSNSDTVVDEIKNFQDARWVSAQEALWRIFEFYLNEISPAVISLALHLPNKQCITFWRNQNLENVIQHELTSKTMLTEFFHMCSINSKARSYLYAEFPEHYVWDKRNKCWYERKKVKVIGRINGANPTEGERYYLRLLLNHVRGPTSFIYLLTVNGKICFTFKEAAQRKGLLESDQSNFECLNEAMSFQMPYALRRLFATILVYCEPSDVRKLWDTYFDAMSEDFRKENDGNKEFLVSKTLQNLNFILESMGKSIHVFDLPRITIEIDEYNDNVCTEAREEMSIEISPDDLLAQSKLNAGQRKAFSTILECLDSIGSGLFFVNGDLVELGKHIYIVLC